In Paraburkholderia bryophila, a single genomic region encodes these proteins:
- a CDS encoding aspartate carbamoyltransferase catalytic subunit, with product MNTAPQAPKDSADSATERFRYGFLKGNPQLTKNGELKHLLSIEGLPKAIVNHILDTADQFVSVTDREVKKVPLLRGKSVFNLFFENSTRTRTTFEIAATRLSADVLNLNINASSTSKGESLLDTINNLSAMHADMFVVRHASSGAPYLIAQHCAPHVHVINAGDGRHAHPTQGLLDMYTIRHYKKDFTKLRVAIVGDILHSRVARSDIHALTTLGVPEVRAIGPRTLLPGGLEQMGVRVFHNLDEGLKDVDVIIMLRLQNERMSGALLPSAQEYFKSWGLTPERLALAAPDAIVMHPGPMNRGVEIDSQVADGPQSVILNQVTFGIAVRMAVMGIVAGNHD from the coding sequence ATGAACACCGCCCCCCAGGCCCCCAAGGATTCCGCCGACAGCGCCACCGAGCGCTTCCGTTATGGCTTCCTGAAGGGCAACCCGCAGCTCACGAAAAACGGCGAGCTCAAACATCTGTTGTCGATCGAGGGTTTGCCGAAGGCGATCGTCAATCACATTCTCGATACCGCCGACCAATTCGTCAGCGTCACCGATCGTGAAGTGAAGAAGGTGCCGCTGTTGCGCGGCAAGTCGGTGTTCAACCTGTTCTTCGAGAACTCGACCCGTACCCGCACCACCTTCGAAATCGCCGCCACGCGGCTCTCGGCGGACGTGCTGAATCTGAACATCAACGCGTCGTCCACCAGCAAGGGCGAGTCGCTGCTCGACACGATCAACAACCTGTCGGCGATGCATGCGGATATGTTCGTCGTGCGTCATGCGTCGAGCGGCGCGCCGTACCTGATCGCCCAGCATTGCGCGCCGCACGTGCACGTGATCAATGCCGGCGACGGCCGTCACGCACACCCGACCCAGGGTCTGCTCGACATGTACACGATCCGCCACTACAAGAAAGATTTCACCAAGCTGCGCGTGGCGATTGTCGGCGACATTCTGCATTCGCGGGTCGCGCGCTCGGATATTCACGCGCTGACCACGCTCGGCGTGCCGGAAGTGCGCGCGATCGGTCCGCGCACGCTGCTGCCGGGCGGTCTCGAACAGATGGGCGTGCGGGTGTTCCACAACCTCGACGAAGGCCTGAAAGACGTCGACGTGATCATCATGCTGCGCCTGCAAAACGAGCGGATGAGCGGCGCGCTGCTGCCGTCGGCGCAGGAGTACTTCAAGAGCTGGGGGCTCACGCCGGAGCGCCTCGCGCTCGCCGCGCCCGACGCGATCGTGATGCACCCGGGGCCGATGAACCGTGGCGTGGAAATCGATTCGCAGGTGGCCGACGGTCCGCAATCGGTGATTCTGAACCAGGTGACGTTCGGTATCGCGGTGCGGATGGCGGTGATGGGCATCGTCGCGGGTAATCACGATTAA
- the pyrR gene encoding bifunctional pyr operon transcriptional regulator/uracil phosphoribosyltransferase PyrR yields MSSIDAEALYRALLDQIRAVYGDQLGAGQDGAEGAVLAGIHSGGAWLAERLARDLNLASFGVVNVALHRDDYAKKGLHSQASPTSLPFSVDGRRIVLVDDVLYTGRTIRAALNELYDYGRPASVELAVLADRGGRELPVAARFVGGVVEVPADATLVLARDASGGANAEAGSPRFTFHTEARVD; encoded by the coding sequence ATGAGTTCCATTGACGCCGAAGCGCTTTATCGCGCGTTGCTCGACCAGATTCGCGCGGTGTACGGCGACCAGCTTGGCGCGGGTCAGGACGGCGCCGAAGGCGCGGTGCTGGCCGGCATTCATAGCGGCGGCGCGTGGCTTGCCGAACGGCTCGCGCGCGATCTGAACCTGGCGAGCTTCGGCGTGGTGAACGTCGCGCTGCATCGCGACGACTACGCGAAGAAAGGCCTGCATTCGCAGGCGAGCCCGACCTCGCTGCCGTTCTCCGTCGACGGCCGCCGGATCGTGCTGGTCGACGACGTGCTGTACACCGGCCGCACGATTCGCGCGGCGTTGAACGAGCTGTACGACTATGGTCGGCCGGCATCGGTCGAACTGGCGGTGCTCGCCGATCGCGGCGGACGCGAGTTGCCGGTTGCGGCGCGTTTCGTCGGCGGCGTGGTGGAGGTGCCGGCGGATGCAACGCTCGTGCTGGCTCGCGACGCCAGTGGCGGCGCGAACGCTGAAGCAGGCAGCCCACGTTTCACGTTCCACACCGAAGCACGCGTCGATTGA
- the ruvX gene encoding Holliday junction resolvase RuvX translates to MSLAAGREATLLAFDYGEKRIGVAVGNSLTRSARPLVIVQNRSREYRFEAVGKLIAEWKPDALVVGLPMHPDGTPHEMTQLAKRFGNQLNGRFNLPVTWIDERYSSVEAKAEIRAGNGRADMLDAEAASIILQQYLDGLSDDHEFH, encoded by the coding sequence ATGAGCCTGGCGGCCGGACGTGAGGCGACGCTGCTTGCGTTCGACTACGGTGAAAAACGCATCGGCGTGGCGGTCGGCAATTCGCTGACGCGTAGCGCGCGGCCGCTCGTGATCGTGCAGAACCGCAGTCGCGAATATCGCTTCGAAGCGGTCGGCAAGCTGATCGCCGAGTGGAAACCGGACGCGCTGGTCGTCGGCTTGCCGATGCACCCGGACGGCACGCCGCACGAAATGACCCAACTCGCGAAGCGCTTCGGCAATCAACTGAACGGCCGCTTCAATCTGCCCGTCACGTGGATCGACGAACGCTATTCGTCGGTCGAGGCGAAGGCGGAAATTCGCGCCGGCAACGGCCGCGCCGACATGCTCGACGCCGAAGCCGCCAGCATCATCCTCCAGCAATATCTAGACGGACTGTCCGACGATCATGAGTTCCATTGA
- a CDS encoding YqgE/AlgH family protein, with protein MSKSTDRINLTNQFLIAMPNMADPTFSGTVVYLCDHSERGALGLVINRPTDIDLQALFSRIDLKLEIEPLLHVPVYFGGPVQTERGFVLHDPKEGDPYTSSMSVPGGLEMTTSKDVLEAVASGTGPERFLLTLGHAGWAAGQLEEEISKNGWLTVEADPKIIFDVPAEERLEAALALLGINLSMLSGEAGHA; from the coding sequence ATGTCCAAGAGTACCGATCGCATCAATCTGACCAACCAGTTCCTGATCGCCATGCCGAACATGGCCGATCCGACGTTTTCAGGAACGGTGGTCTACCTTTGCGATCACAGTGAGCGCGGCGCGCTCGGCCTCGTGATCAACCGGCCGACCGATATCGACCTGCAAGCGCTCTTCAGTCGCATCGATCTCAAACTCGAGATCGAACCTCTCCTCCATGTACCCGTGTATTTCGGCGGCCCGGTGCAAACCGAGCGCGGCTTCGTGCTGCACGACCCAAAAGAGGGCGATCCGTATACGTCGTCCATGTCGGTGCCGGGCGGCCTCGAAATGACCACGTCGAAAGACGTGCTCGAAGCGGTCGCGAGCGGCACGGGTCCGGAACGTTTCCTGCTCACGCTCGGCCACGCCGGCTGGGCTGCGGGCCAGCTCGAAGAAGAGATCTCGAAGAACGGCTGGCTAACGGTCGAGGCCGACCCCAAAATCATTTTCGACGTACCCGCCGAAGAACGTCTCGAAGCGGCGCTCGCGCTGCTCGGCATCAATCTGTCGATGCTGTCGGGCGAAGCGGGTCACGCATGA